The Halobacterium litoreum genome includes a region encoding these proteins:
- a CDS encoding DUF6276 family protein, whose amino-acid sequence MSCPNCGGDELAFRVPDSVREHLPDDRAGATLCDTCLRVSPSDSVPDDYPDFSTVSDAFPEDGETGAVLACLLALLDRLVLHREDADAVAAIAERRGVDVLLFLDRLAADSGLDPELDVTRRREQLEQLI is encoded by the coding sequence ATGAGTTGTCCGAACTGCGGCGGCGACGAACTCGCTTTTCGCGTTCCCGATTCCGTCCGCGAGCACCTGCCGGACGACCGCGCGGGCGCGACGCTCTGTGACACGTGTCTCCGCGTCTCCCCGAGCGACAGCGTGCCCGACGACTACCCCGACTTCTCGACCGTGAGCGACGCGTTCCCCGAGGACGGCGAGACGGGCGCGGTGCTCGCGTGCCTGCTCGCGCTGCTCGACCGCCTCGTCTTGCACCGGGAGGACGCGGACGCCGTCGCCGCCATCGCGGAGCGCCGGGGCGTGGACGTGCTGTTGTTCCTCGACCGGCTCGCCGCCGACTCGGGTCTGGACCCCGAACTGGACGTGACCCGGCGCCGCGAGCAACTCGAACAGCTCATCTGA
- a CDS encoding succinic semialdehyde dehydrogenase produces the protein MNTEWADADRLADLREALVVAGDRASVAVEAPYTGEQIASIPDGTEADAAAAYERARDAQAEWAERPVAERVAVLDRYAERVLDARDSLLDLAQLETGKSRRDAVEEVLDVAATASHYANVAPDLLESERRGGAVPGLTKTTVHRHPVGVVGVVSPWNYPITLAVSDALPALAAGNAVVLKPAEQTTHTALLARRLLVDAGLPPDLLCVVPGEGARAGAAVVDRADYVCFTGSTAAGREVAAQAGRNLVDCSLELGGKNPLLVLDDADPEAAAEGAARACFANAGQLCVSTERLYVHDAVYEDFRDAFVGEVRDRRLGAGFDYAADVGSLQSAAQLRKTARHVTDAVERGASVLAGGRERSDLGPYFHEPTILADVTPEMAVHDEETFGPVVSLYRVESADEAVARANDSDYGLNASVWTEDTDRGERVARRVQCGTVNVNEGYVATWASLDAPMGGVGDSGIGRRHGDDGLLKYTESQTVAVQRGPRIDTGPLPTGLWARAMTTGTRLLSKLPGWAR, from the coding sequence ATGAACACGGAGTGGGCGGACGCCGACCGGTTGGCCGACCTTCGCGAGGCGCTCGTCGTCGCGGGGGACCGCGCGAGCGTCGCCGTCGAAGCGCCGTACACGGGCGAGCAGATTGCCTCGATTCCCGACGGCACCGAGGCCGACGCGGCCGCCGCCTACGAGCGCGCTCGCGACGCGCAAGCCGAGTGGGCCGAGCGCCCGGTCGCGGAGCGCGTCGCCGTCCTCGACCGGTACGCCGAGCGCGTGCTGGACGCCCGAGACTCGCTTCTGGACCTCGCGCAACTGGAGACCGGGAAGTCCCGCCGTGACGCCGTCGAGGAGGTGTTGGACGTGGCGGCGACGGCGAGTCACTACGCGAACGTCGCGCCCGACCTCCTCGAAAGCGAGCGCCGCGGCGGCGCGGTCCCCGGCCTGACGAAGACGACGGTCCACCGTCACCCGGTGGGCGTCGTCGGCGTCGTCTCGCCGTGGAACTACCCCATCACGCTCGCCGTCTCGGACGCTCTCCCGGCGCTCGCGGCGGGGAACGCCGTCGTCCTGAAGCCCGCCGAGCAGACCACGCACACCGCGTTGCTCGCGCGCCGCCTGCTCGTGGACGCCGGCCTCCCCCCGGACTTGCTCTGCGTCGTCCCCGGCGAGGGTGCACGCGCAGGGGCGGCCGTCGTGGACCGCGCCGACTACGTCTGCTTCACGGGGTCGACCGCCGCGGGCCGAGAGGTGGCGGCGCAGGCGGGGCGGAATCTCGTGGACTGCTCGCTGGAACTCGGCGGGAAGAACCCCCTGCTCGTGCTGGACGACGCCGACCCCGAGGCGGCCGCGGAGGGTGCGGCCCGCGCGTGCTTCGCGAACGCCGGCCAGCTCTGCGTCAGTACGGAACGCCTCTACGTCCACGACGCCGTCTACGAGGACTTCCGGGACGCGTTCGTCGGCGAGGTCCGTGACCGCCGACTCGGCGCGGGGTTCGACTACGCGGCCGACGTGGGGTCGCTCCAGTCCGCCGCGCAACTCCGGAAGACGGCCCGGCACGTCACCGACGCCGTCGAGCGCGGCGCGTCCGTGCTGGCGGGCGGCCGGGAGCGCTCGGACCTCGGGCCGTACTTCCACGAACCCACGATTCTGGCGGACGTGACCCCCGAGATGGCGGTCCACGACGAGGAGACGTTCGGGCCGGTGGTGAGTCTCTACCGGGTCGAAAGCGCGGACGAGGCCGTCGCGCGCGCGAACGACTCCGACTACGGCCTGAACGCGTCGGTGTGGACCGAAGACACCGACCGCGGGGAGCGCGTCGCGCGCCGCGTTCAGTGTGGCACCGTCAACGTCAACGAGGGGTACGTCGCGACGTGGGCGTCGCTCGACGCGCCGATGGGCGGCGTCGGCGACTCCGGCATCGGGCGACGGCACGGCGACGACGGCCTCCTGAAGTACACCGAGTCCCAGACCGTCGCGGTCCAGCGCGGCCCCCGCATCGACACCGGGCCGCTCCCGACCGGGCTGTGGGCGCGCGCGATGACGACCGGCACGCGCCTGCTCTCGAAGCTCCCGGGGTGGGCGCGGTGA
- a CDS encoding SDR family oxidoreductase codes for MSVFLTGFPGFLGSALVERLLDRTETVHCLVQPKYRGAAEERARSLAGDDWRNRIVLHDGDITDPDLGLGDEYGALQREVTEAFHLAAVYDLAVDRAVGDAVNVDGTGHVLDFAEGCALRRFHYVSTCYVSGRHDGVFGPDDLDVGQSFNNHYEATKFEAEVDVQERMGEELPTTIYRPAIAVGDSETGETQKYDGPYFVLRWLQRCPGIAPLPAFPGMAATELNVVPRNYVVDAIDRLSERESDDACAVYQLCDPNPPTIPELTRLFAEATDTRVLPVPTTRALAKRVLGTGLGRRVAGIPPETLDYFTHPTRYVAPNATRALAGTGVSCPPFESYVDALVAYARDHPGVGDAAMT; via the coding sequence GTGAGCGTCTTCCTCACCGGCTTCCCGGGGTTCCTCGGGTCCGCGCTCGTCGAGCGCCTGCTCGACCGAACGGAGACGGTTCACTGTCTCGTCCAACCGAAGTACCGGGGCGCGGCCGAGGAGCGCGCCCGCAGTCTGGCCGGTGACGACTGGCGGAACCGAATCGTCCTCCACGACGGCGACATCACCGACCCCGACCTCGGTCTCGGCGACGAGTACGGCGCGCTCCAGCGGGAAGTCACCGAAGCGTTCCACCTCGCCGCCGTCTACGACCTCGCCGTCGACCGCGCGGTCGGCGACGCCGTCAACGTCGACGGCACCGGTCACGTCCTCGACTTCGCCGAGGGCTGTGCCCTCCGACGGTTCCACTACGTCAGCACGTGTTACGTGAGCGGCCGCCACGACGGCGTGTTCGGCCCCGACGACCTCGACGTGGGCCAGTCGTTCAACAACCACTACGAGGCGACGAAGTTCGAAGCCGAAGTCGACGTGCAGGAGCGGATGGGCGAGGAATTGCCGACGACTATCTACCGGCCCGCCATCGCCGTCGGGGACAGCGAGACCGGCGAGACCCAGAAGTACGACGGCCCGTACTTCGTGTTGCGCTGGCTCCAGCGGTGCCCGGGAATCGCGCCACTGCCGGCGTTCCCGGGGATGGCCGCGACCGAACTCAACGTCGTGCCGCGGAACTACGTCGTGGACGCAATCGACCGCCTCAGCGAGCGCGAGAGCGACGACGCGTGCGCAGTCTACCAGCTCTGCGACCCGAACCCGCCGACGATTCCCGAACTCACGCGCCTGTTCGCCGAGGCGACCGACACGCGCGTCCTCCCGGTGCCGACGACGCGCGCCCTCGCGAAGCGCGTCCTCGGTACCGGATTGGGCCGGCGCGTCGCGGGCATCCCGCCGGAGACGCTGGACTACTTCACGCACCCGACGCGGTACGTCGCGCCGAACGCCACCCGCGCGCTCGCCGGCACGGGCGTCTCCTGTCCGCCCTTCGAGTCCTACGTCGATGCGTTGGTCGCGTACGCCCGCGACCACCCCGGGGTCGGAGACGCGGCGATGACGTAG
- the fer gene encoding ferredoxin Fer has translation MDSPHEILDVAPDADDEAIERAYRRKVMETHPDQGGSTEAFQLVRAAYDAIEAGETGEFDETAVDTDPENVDRKPASAETTVEYLNYDAIEDYEWTLDDDDLFEKADTTDLDPLDHGEFVVEPGESLLEAAERRGYAWPYACRGGACANCAVALVDGELSQPTDHILDDDLLDRDFRLSCNGVPLSGELKVVYNVKHLPGLDELRLPPYPFELAHADD, from the coding sequence GTGGACTCCCCGCACGAGATTCTCGACGTCGCCCCCGACGCGGACGACGAGGCGATCGAGCGGGCGTACCGCCGGAAGGTGATGGAGACCCACCCCGACCAGGGCGGCTCCACCGAGGCGTTCCAGTTGGTTCGCGCCGCCTACGACGCCATCGAGGCCGGCGAAACCGGGGAGTTCGACGAGACCGCTGTGGACACCGACCCCGAGAACGTCGACCGGAAACCGGCGTCCGCCGAGACCACCGTGGAGTACCTGAACTACGACGCCATCGAGGACTACGAGTGGACGCTGGACGACGACGACCTCTTCGAGAAGGCCGACACCACCGACCTCGACCCCCTCGACCACGGCGAGTTCGTCGTGGAGCCCGGCGAGTCGCTGCTGGAAGCCGCGGAGCGCCGCGGGTACGCGTGGCCGTACGCCTGTCGCGGCGGCGCCTGTGCGAACTGCGCCGTCGCGCTCGTCGACGGCGAACTCTCACAGCCCACCGACCACATCCTCGACGACGACCTCCTCGACCGGGACTTCCGCCTCTCGTGTAACGGCGTCCCGCTCTCCGGCGAACTGAAGGTCGTCTACAACGTCAAACACCTCCCCGGGCTCGACGAACTCCGCCTGCCGCCGTACCCCTTCGAACTCGCGCACGCCGACGACTGA
- a CDS encoding pirin family protein — MEDSASGRTKPRIHALGRTDVSRNQGKFRTHFNFPGRALPDHGDHGYGPLATVVESFMDPGTLIRMHQHREEEIISWVPAGVMRHDDGEGNELVTDPDHLMVMNAGEGFWHAEETLDDDPPLRMLQIFVRPHSLGLEPGIQHEPIPDPTPNAWRHLFGPEGGDAPLYVRNEVDFYDCRLDADATVSLPSKPGRDTYLYVFDGAVELEDTSLGYTESALVTGDGDVSVTATEDSTLVAFSIDPDAPVTRQGTIGR; from the coding sequence ATGGAGGATTCCGCGTCGGGCCGAACGAAACCGCGAATCCACGCCCTCGGGCGAACCGACGTCTCTCGGAACCAGGGGAAGTTCCGGACGCACTTCAACTTCCCCGGGCGCGCGCTCCCGGACCACGGCGACCACGGCTACGGGCCGCTGGCGACGGTCGTCGAGTCGTTCATGGACCCGGGGACGCTGATTCGCATGCACCAGCACCGCGAGGAGGAAATCATCTCGTGGGTGCCAGCGGGCGTGATGCGCCACGACGACGGCGAGGGCAACGAACTCGTCACCGACCCCGACCACCTGATGGTGATGAACGCGGGCGAGGGGTTCTGGCACGCCGAGGAGACGCTCGACGACGACCCGCCGCTACGCATGCTCCAGATTTTCGTGCGCCCGCACAGCCTCGGTCTCGAACCCGGCATCCAGCACGAGCCGATTCCGGACCCGACGCCGAACGCGTGGCGCCACCTCTTCGGCCCCGAGGGCGGCGACGCGCCGCTGTACGTCCGCAACGAGGTCGACTTCTACGACTGCCGCCTCGACGCGGACGCGACGGTCTCGCTCCCCTCGAAACCCGGCCGGGACACCTACCTCTACGTGTTCGACGGCGCCGTCGAACTCGAAGACACCAGCCTCGGGTACACGGAGAGCGCGCTCGTCACCGGCGACGGCGACGTGTCGGTGACCGCCACCGAGGACTCGACGCTCGTCGCGTTCTCCATCGACCCCGACGCGCCCGTCACGCGACAGGGGACCATCGGGCGGTAA
- the prf1 gene encoding peptide chain release factor aRF-1 has product MSEQDEVPSEDRRKYEFQKVIEELKDYEGSGTQLVTIYIPPDKQVSDVVAHVTQEHSEASNIKSKQTRTNVQDALTSIKDRLRYYDTFPPDNGMVIFSGAVDSGGGRTDMVTEVLESPPQPIESFRYHCDSAFLTEPLEEMLGDKGLYGLIVLDRREANVGWLKGKRIEAVKSASSLVPGKQRKGGQSAQRFARLRLEAIDNFYQEIAEMADDLFVAKRHELDGILVGGPSPTKDEFLDGDYLHHELQDKVLGKFDVSYTDESGLKELVDRAQDTLAEADLMDDKADMEEFFKELNGGDLATYGFEPTRKNLVMGSVETLLISEDLRKDVVTYECPNEHEERELISQRSDTPDHECSDCGEDAEVVEREDAIDHLMDIADQRGTDTHFISTDFEKGEQLLTAFGGFAGLLRYGTGV; this is encoded by the coding sequence ATGAGCGAACAGGACGAGGTACCGTCCGAGGACCGACGCAAGTACGAGTTCCAGAAAGTCATCGAGGAACTCAAAGACTACGAGGGGAGTGGCACGCAACTCGTCACCATCTACATCCCCCCGGACAAGCAGGTCTCGGACGTCGTCGCCCACGTCACCCAGGAACACTCCGAAGCCTCGAACATCAAGTCCAAGCAGACGCGGACGAACGTCCAGGACGCCCTCACGTCCATCAAGGACCGCCTCCGGTACTACGACACCTTCCCGCCGGACAACGGGATGGTCATCTTCTCCGGCGCGGTCGACTCCGGCGGCGGGCGCACCGACATGGTCACCGAAGTCCTCGAATCGCCGCCCCAGCCCATCGAGTCGTTCCGCTACCACTGCGACTCCGCGTTCCTCACGGAACCCCTCGAAGAGATGCTCGGGGACAAGGGCTTGTATGGCCTCATCGTCCTCGACCGCCGCGAAGCCAACGTCGGCTGGCTGAAGGGCAAACGCATCGAGGCCGTCAAGTCCGCGTCCAGCCTCGTCCCCGGCAAACAGCGGAAAGGTGGTCAGTCCGCACAGCGATTCGCCCGCCTCCGCCTCGAAGCCATCGACAACTTCTACCAGGAAATCGCGGAGATGGCAGACGACCTCTTCGTCGCCAAACGCCACGAACTCGACGGCATCCTCGTCGGCGGCCCCTCACCGACCAAAGACGAGTTCCTCGACGGCGACTACCTCCACCACGAACTCCAAGACAAAGTCCTCGGGAAGTTCGACGTCTCCTACACCGACGAATCCGGCCTGAAAGAACTCGTCGACCGCGCACAGGACACGCTCGCGGAAGCCGACCTGATGGACGACAAGGCGGACATGGAGGAGTTCTTCAAGGAACTCAACGGCGGCGACCTCGCCACCTACGGGTTCGAGCCGACGCGCAAGAACCTCGTCATGGGCTCCGTCGAAACGCTGCTCATCTCCGAGGACCTCCGGAAGGACGTCGTCACCTACGAGTGCCCCAACGAGCACGAAGAACGCGAACTCATCTCCCAGCGCAGCGACACCCCCGACCACGAGTGTAGCGACTGCGGCGAGGACGCCGAAGTCGTCGAACGCGAGGACGCCATCGACCACCTCATGGACATCGCCGACCAGCGCGGCACCGACACCCACTTCATCTCCACCGACTTCGAGAAAGGCGAACAACTGCTGACGGCGTTCGGCGGCTTTGCGGGTCTCCTGCGGTACGGCACGGGCGTCTAG
- the minD gene encoding cell division ATPase MinD produces the protein MTGRVFAVASGKGGVGKTTTAVNAAAAMAEAGRSVVLVDYDLGMANVGAVLDVEQADATLHDVLAGEADAMDAVAEAPGGFDVMVGGTDIEDFGRADPSKLRDVAGELREKYDVVIVDTGGGLSHDTTVPLGLADDTVLVSTPQVAALENTEKTLELVERVGGSVAGLVLTRVGASDVNTDEAVDAMDVDVLGTVPEDSTVAASEEAGEPLLEYAPESPAGQSYRELGYELLGESPPVSFRDGDGEESAAANAALSEMVDDSGDGGSRSLLSRVTGGLLGSNGNK, from the coding sequence ATGACAGGGCGCGTGTTCGCCGTCGCTTCTGGGAAGGGCGGCGTCGGCAAGACGACGACCGCGGTCAACGCCGCGGCGGCGATGGCCGAAGCCGGTCGGTCGGTGGTGCTCGTGGACTACGACTTGGGGATGGCGAACGTGGGGGCCGTCCTCGATGTGGAGCAAGCCGACGCGACGCTCCACGACGTGCTCGCGGGGGAGGCCGACGCGATGGACGCCGTCGCGGAAGCGCCCGGCGGCTTCGACGTGATGGTTGGCGGCACGGACATCGAGGACTTCGGGCGCGCCGACCCGTCGAAACTCCGGGACGTGGCGGGCGAACTCCGCGAGAAGTACGACGTCGTCATCGTCGACACGGGTGGCGGTCTGAGCCACGACACGACGGTGCCGCTGGGGCTCGCCGACGACACCGTACTGGTGTCGACACCGCAGGTCGCGGCGCTGGAGAACACGGAGAAGACCCTCGAACTCGTCGAGCGCGTCGGCGGGAGCGTGGCGGGCCTCGTGCTCACGCGGGTCGGCGCGTCGGACGTGAACACCGACGAGGCGGTCGACGCGATGGACGTGGACGTGCTCGGGACGGTGCCCGAGGACAGCACCGTCGCGGCGAGCGAGGAGGCGGGCGAACCGCTGTTGGAGTACGCGCCCGAGAGCCCCGCCGGCCAGTCCTACCGGGAACTCGGCTACGAACTGCTCGGGGAGTCCCCGCCCGTGTCGTTCCGGGACGGGGACGGCGAGGAGTCGGCCGCGGCGAACGCGGCGCTCTCCGAGATGGTCGACGATTCGGGTGACGGCGGCAGCCGGTCGCTGCTCTCGCGCGTGACCGGCGGCTTGCTCGGTTCGAACGGGAACAAATAA
- the argS gene encoding arginine--tRNA ligase: protein MFIAFRREVEAALEAALDDLGYPTGDLGIEEPPADVPAVLASSAAFRLASEAGAPPPQVAGELADAIDLSDAEYVAAATPQGPYVNFSPSDAYFEGTLEAAQTEDWGRLPDTGESVVVEHTSANPTGPVHVGRARNPILGDAVARVMDYAGHDVTREYYVNDAGRQMAVFTWAYETFDESDLDEPPERDRIEYDLVRYYRKGNEVLEDGDPEEVEAAEAEVQEILQGLEAGDEATYERVEEVVDQVLGGMRECLERLPAEFDQFVKETRFMFDGATDDVAERLKSMDNAVLEEGAWQLDLEEFEKKLVFLRSDGTSLYTTRDLAHHEWKFAEFDRAVTVLGEDHKLQAGQLRAALDLLGNDVSQLDDLIYSYVNLPEGKMSTRAGTGVDLDDLLDEAVDRAEDAVRSRLDDRIRDDDLTEEDVDRIARQVGIGAVRYDIVSKQPTKAITFKWDDALDFEGQSAPYIQYAHARTCGILDEADGAAHALDASELDTNEERALLKAIARFPGVVEEAATDLEPHQVATYAREFVDAFNAFYRSCPVLADDVDDDTKEARLALVAASQHTLANALDVLGIEAPDSM, encoded by the coding sequence ATGTTCATCGCCTTCCGCCGGGAAGTCGAAGCGGCCCTCGAGGCCGCGCTCGACGACCTCGGCTACCCGACCGGGGACCTCGGCATCGAGGAACCGCCAGCGGACGTGCCCGCAGTGTTGGCGTCCAGCGCGGCGTTCCGCCTCGCGAGCGAAGCGGGCGCGCCGCCGCCGCAGGTCGCCGGCGAACTCGCCGACGCAATCGACCTCTCGGACGCCGAGTACGTCGCGGCCGCCACCCCGCAGGGCCCGTACGTGAACTTCTCGCCGAGCGACGCCTACTTCGAGGGGACGCTGGAAGCCGCCCAAACCGAGGACTGGGGACGGCTCCCCGACACCGGCGAGTCCGTCGTCGTCGAGCACACGAGCGCGAACCCGACCGGGCCCGTCCACGTCGGTCGCGCCCGCAACCCCATTCTCGGGGACGCCGTCGCGCGCGTCATGGACTACGCCGGCCACGACGTCACCCGCGAGTACTACGTGAACGACGCCGGCCGCCAGATGGCGGTGTTCACGTGGGCGTACGAGACGTTCGACGAGAGCGACCTCGACGAACCGCCGGAGCGCGACCGCATCGAGTACGACCTCGTGCGCTACTACCGGAAGGGCAACGAAGTCCTCGAAGACGGCGACCCCGAGGAAGTCGAGGCCGCCGAGGCCGAGGTGCAGGAGATTCTGCAGGGCCTAGAGGCGGGCGACGAGGCGACCTACGAGCGCGTCGAGGAGGTCGTCGACCAGGTGCTCGGCGGGATGCGTGAGTGCCTCGAACGCCTGCCCGCGGAGTTCGACCAGTTCGTCAAGGAGACGCGGTTCATGTTCGACGGCGCGACCGACGACGTGGCCGAGCGCCTGAAATCGATGGACAACGCGGTTCTCGAAGAGGGTGCGTGGCAACTCGACCTCGAAGAGTTCGAGAAGAAACTCGTCTTCCTGCGCTCGGACGGCACCAGCCTCTACACCACCCGCGACCTCGCGCACCACGAGTGGAAGTTCGCGGAGTTCGACCGCGCCGTCACCGTCCTCGGCGAGGACCACAAACTGCAGGCCGGCCAACTGCGCGCCGCCCTCGACCTGCTCGGGAACGACGTGAGCCAACTGGACGACCTCATCTACTCGTACGTGAACCTCCCCGAGGGGAAGATGAGCACGCGCGCCGGCACCGGCGTCGACCTCGACGACCTGCTCGACGAAGCCGTCGACCGCGCCGAGGACGCCGTTCGCTCCCGGCTGGACGACCGCATCCGCGACGACGACCTCACAGAGGAGGACGTCGACCGCATCGCCCGGCAGGTCGGCATCGGCGCTGTTCGCTACGACATCGTCTCGAAACAGCCGACGAAGGCGATTACGTTCAAGTGGGACGACGCGCTCGACTTCGAGGGGCAGAGCGCGCCGTACATCCAGTACGCGCACGCCCGGACCTGCGGGATTCTGGACGAAGCCGACGGCGCGGCCCACGCGCTCGACGCCAGCGAACTGGACACGAACGAGGAGCGCGCGCTGCTGAAAGCCATCGCGCGGTTCCCCGGCGTCGTCGAGGAGGCCGCGACCGACCTCGAACCCCACCAGGTCGCGACGTACGCCCGCGAGTTCGTGGACGCGTTCAACGCCTTCTACCGGTCGTGTCCCGTGCTCGCCGACGACGTGGACGACGACACCAAGGAAGCGCGCCTCGCGCTCGTCGCGGCGTCACAGCACACGCTCGCGAACGCACTCGACGTCCTCGGCATCGAAGCGCCCGACTCGATGTAG
- a CDS encoding GNAT family N-acetyltransferase, with protein sequence MADIAVSVLDSITDADPNQWNNVVEQSALGSVFQRHEWLALAEATLDLEPKHVVAEKGGNPVGVFPNFVSPIYVPGWTKVSTSLPVRELVSVDPGFGGPVVTGSEDDCLDALFDGLERISGFGTLHHTVRTNDLGYVRYGKPFAKRGYRPVNVNCRFRVHLERDWDDIRADMDADRRRALRQMDDRDVTYRDVPLEPEPLRETYEAYCRNIERAGGETFDFDFFEGLVDRLGDRVKVFGVAVDGREVGRYLYLLDDEQSTVHYYFAAIGDEAHFEDNPSELLHAHAIQWAQARGYRYYDFGGTGADYRDGVFRHKDGYGGEAIPTCQWQKGLSRVGWPAFRAARSFYRKTTY encoded by the coding sequence ATGGCAGATATCGCCGTCTCAGTCCTCGATTCGATAACCGACGCCGACCCGAACCAGTGGAACAACGTCGTCGAGCAGTCCGCCCTCGGGAGCGTCTTCCAGCGCCACGAGTGGCTGGCGCTCGCGGAGGCGACGCTGGACCTGGAGCCGAAACACGTCGTCGCGGAGAAGGGCGGGAATCCGGTCGGGGTGTTCCCGAACTTCGTCTCGCCCATCTACGTGCCGGGGTGGACGAAGGTGTCGACGTCTCTCCCGGTGCGAGAGTTGGTGTCCGTCGACCCGGGGTTCGGCGGGCCGGTGGTGACGGGCAGCGAGGACGACTGCTTGGACGCGCTGTTCGACGGCCTGGAGCGAATCTCCGGGTTCGGGACGCTCCACCACACGGTGCGGACGAACGACCTCGGGTACGTGCGGTACGGCAAGCCGTTCGCGAAGCGCGGCTACCGCCCCGTCAACGTGAACTGTCGGTTCCGCGTCCACCTAGAACGCGACTGGGACGACATCCGCGCGGACATGGACGCCGACCGGCGCCGCGCGCTCCGGCAGATGGACGACCGCGACGTGACCTACCGCGACGTGCCCCTCGAACCCGAACCGCTCCGGGAGACCTACGAGGCGTACTGCCGGAACATCGAGCGCGCGGGCGGCGAGACGTTCGACTTCGACTTCTTCGAGGGGCTGGTCGACCGACTCGGCGACCGCGTGAAGGTGTTCGGCGTCGCGGTGGACGGACGGGAGGTCGGACGCTACCTCTACCTCCTGGACGACGAGCAGTCCACCGTCCACTACTACTTCGCCGCCATCGGCGACGAGGCGCACTTCGAGGACAACCCCTCCGAACTGCTGCACGCCCACGCCATCCAGTGGGCCCAAGCGCGGGGCTACCGGTACTACGACTTCGGCGGGACGGGCGCCGACTACCGGGACGGCGTGTTCCGGCACAAGGACGGCTACGGCGGCGAGGCGATTCCGACCTGCCAGTGGCAGAAGGGGCTCTCCCGGGTCGGGTGGCCGGCGTTCCGGGCGGCGCGCAGTTTCTACCGGAAGACGACGTACTGA
- the twy1 gene encoding 4-demethylwyosine synthase TYW1 yields MSESDGPKQVSDPDYHSENHTAAQTCGWTANSLRGEGTCYKHAFYGIRSHRCIQMTPVVRCNERCVFCWRDHSGHTYELDGVEWDDPEAVVDASIRLQKRLLSGFGGNDEVPRERFEEAMEPRHVAISLDGEPTLYPHLPELIEAFHDRGLTTFLVSNGTRPEVLRECDPTQLYVSVDAPERATFDDVVGATEDDAWEKLVDTMDVLHEKDNTRTVLRTTLVEGENMANPDWYAGFFERADPDFVELKAYMHVGNSRDRLDRSAMPSPEAVTEFAEDVQEHLDLPVLKTDESSRIALLAREEDTWVPKLRHDSAFWDEGSTAAD; encoded by the coding sequence ATGAGCGAGTCCGACGGTCCCAAGCAGGTGAGCGACCCGGACTATCACAGCGAGAACCATACCGCGGCCCAGACCTGCGGGTGGACCGCGAACTCCCTGCGCGGCGAGGGGACGTGTTACAAGCACGCGTTCTACGGCATCCGCTCGCACCGGTGCATCCAGATGACGCCGGTCGTGCGGTGTAACGAGCGCTGCGTGTTCTGCTGGCGGGACCACTCCGGGCACACGTACGAACTCGACGGCGTGGAGTGGGACGACCCGGAGGCCGTGGTGGACGCCTCGATTCGCCTCCAGAAGCGCCTGCTGTCGGGGTTCGGCGGGAACGACGAGGTCCCCAGAGAGCGCTTCGAGGAGGCGATGGAGCCCCGGCACGTCGCCATCTCGCTGGACGGCGAACCCACCCTCTACCCCCACCTCCCGGAACTCATCGAGGCGTTCCACGACCGCGGGCTGACGACGTTCCTCGTGTCGAACGGGACGCGCCCCGAGGTGCTCCGGGAGTGCGACCCGACGCAACTGTACGTCTCGGTTGACGCGCCGGAGCGCGCGACGTTCGACGACGTGGTGGGGGCGACGGAGGACGACGCGTGGGAGAAACTCGTGGACACGATGGACGTGCTCCACGAGAAAGACAACACGCGAACCGTCCTGCGGACGACGCTCGTGGAGGGCGAGAACATGGCGAATCCGGACTGGTACGCGGGCTTCTTCGAGCGCGCCGACCCGGACTTCGTGGAACTGAAAGCCTACATGCACGTCGGGAACTCGCGGGACCGCCTCGACCGGTCGGCGATGCCGAGTCCCGAGGCCGTCACCGAGTTCGCCGAGGACGTGCAGGAACATCTCGACTTGCCGGTGTTGAAGACCGACGAGTCGTCGCGAATCGCCCTGTTGGCCCGCGAGGAGGACACGTGGGTGCCGAAACTCCGACACGACTCGGCGTTCTGGGACGAGGGCTCGACCGCCGCCGACTGA